A portion of the Panulirus ornatus isolate Po-2019 chromosome 43, ASM3632096v1, whole genome shotgun sequence genome contains these proteins:
- the LOC139762550 gene encoding uncharacterized protein, protein MMRTLQSYSGLRQSGETRKILVWAFLWAWVVCGVGGECPKVCECKWKDGKETVSCIGAEFIDIPRQLDPSTQVLDLKHNNLQILPRDAFVDTGLVNLQKLWLNHCNLKHMDRGAFNMLANLVELDLSHNLLRSVPTAALIDISGLRELRLANNALTNIPADAFAPTPDLVHLDLSGNRIHSVDPKAFRCLSTLEILKLSSNMLVHLLHELLVPLKALHGLNLNDNPWNCDCRLRPLRQWMLDHNIAGVVPPNCSRPRRLSNRSWQTLGLDEFVCVPEVTAVAQRVLSTRGENVSLVCRVETDTEASVTWLFGDQPLEDTSDAWRYHVLDLITSNKTMLVSNLTIIKTAMKDQGAYACIAENKAGRSESNLTLQVSNDITEVRLVSFDRAYMTGGLLSGLGFLVTVLLLVSCIIHRRQRVRRFRRQEEDREGRVVQATCAAKTPKPVVTTQRKPSEYHVIPSGESEVAPLHPLQKDQPWRSREVVNGGYPHASFLENGIYDDSILEKYRDDIIDDLRSHQVSPTVTSYVELPPTEVSRRRSELGDKESLKNLEFETDILRRECSPTGSTVSVVSSGQLSDILGLPYSRRLDHQGFQSLEFNSVARKHRPLVYEDRRHDRLSYDPSALNARCYSALNLATSEAAARAFSYARGAPRYPSLPSTPMVAHDDHRPAHTTTGDARRIRRLLAANRGVYRSLEGTGDLSDSYRYQYHAAQLENYLKEYRSLQGRLYRMKNSPDPAHRGGSASRLFSDNLEGLGRDVGTSLTRNISGRLSRTGSLTHDVTSGFSRDITGSLSRDITNSLSRTGSLTTGGLSRDITGSLSRTGSLTRDITDGLSRDIAGSLNRTGSLTRDVTGSLSCDVASSLARDVRGGVGLFPDGSTPPSPPSPYLDMDVGLPRRRSRAATEPLLDVSPSAVLGRRKASLGIISGGALGRTDAIIKGRTLGPSDPISDALHGRPTGTTDSMIEAVKSRALGGTECVRSGRGLGPSSPMMDVRSGRSLSTTADSMVDVTPGEPQRATEPLRSILKNRYEGGGLLYQGQYTNSAYYDDEDEGEGAFSPTTYSPTEYKDFLEHGS, encoded by the exons ATGATGAGGACACTCCAATCTTATAGCGGACTACGGCAGTCTGGGGAGACACGAAAGATTCTGGTGTGGGCGTTTTTGTGGGCGTGGGTAGTGTGTGGCGTGGGCGGTGAGTGCCCcaaagtgtgtgagtgtaagtggaAAGACGGGAAAGAAACAGTGTCCTGCATAGGCGCCGAGTTCATCGATATTCCGCGCCAGCTCGACCCGTCCACTCAGGTGCTGGACCTGAAGCATAACAACCTGCAGATCCTGCCTCGCGACGCCTTCGTCGACACAGGTCTGGTCAACCTACAGAAGCTGTGGCTCAACCACTGCAACCTCAAGCACATGGACCGTGGCGCCTTCAACATGCTGGCCAACCTGGTGGAGCTGGACCTGAGCCACAACCTGCTGCGCTCTGTGCCCACAGCCGCCCTTATCGACATCTCTGGCCTCCGGGAGCTGCGTCTTGCCAACAACGCTCTCACCAACATCCCCGCTGATGCTTTCGCTCCCACACCAGACCTCGTGCATCTGGATCTGTCAGGCAACCGGATCCACAGTGTTGACCCAAAAGCTTTTCGCTGTCTCTCTACCTTGGAAATCTTGAAGTTATCTAGCAACATGCTGGTTCATTTACTCCATGAGCTGCTGGTGCCTCTGAAGGCTCTTCATGGCCTCAACCTTAATGACAATCCTTGGAACTGTGACTGTCGTCTTCGGCCACTCCGCCAGTGGATGCTGGACCACAACATCGCCGGTGTCGTCCCACCCAACTGCAGTCGCCCTAGACGTCTCAGTAACCGTAGCTGGCAAACTTTAGGCTTGGATGAATTCGTGTGTGTGCCAGAGGTCACAGCCGTCGCTCAGAGGGTACTCTCCACCCGCGGGGAGAATGTATCTCTTGTGTGCCGCGTGGAAACAGACACAGAAGCCTCCGTCACTTGGCTCTTCGGTGACCAGCCTCTTGAGGACACGAGTGACGCGTGGCGCTACCACGTGCTGGACCTGATCACATCCAATAAAACTATGCTTGTCTCTAACCTCACTATAATAAAAACTGCCATGAAGGACCAAGGTGCCTACGCGTGCATAGCAGAGAACAAAGCAGGACGCAGCGAGTCCAACCTGACGCTGCAGGTGTCCAATGACATCACAGAGGTGCGTCTCGTATCCTTTGACCGGGCATACATGACCGGCGGCCTCCTGAGTGGTCTGGGCTTCCTGGTCACGGTCCTGCTGCTGGTGAGCTGCATCATCCACCGTCGACAGAGAGTTCGAAGATTCCGCAGACAGGAAGAGGACCGTGAAGGGAGGGTCGTCCAGGCTACGTGTGCGGCTAAGACCCCTAAACCCGTCGTCACCACGCAGCGGAAACCTTCTGAGTACCACGTCATTCCCTCAGGGGAATCAGAGGTGGCGCCACTTCATCCGCTGCAGAAGGACCAGCCCTGGAGGTCACGAGAGGTCGTTAATGGCGGATATCCTCATGCCAGTTTCTTGGAGAACGGCATATACGACGATTCCATCTTGGAGAAATACCGAGACGACATCATCGACGACCTGAGAAGTCACCAAGTGTCGCCGACCGTAACATCATACGTCGAGCTTCCTCCGACGGAGGTGTCCAGGAGGCGCAGTGAACTCGGGGACAAAGAAAGTCTCAAGAACTTGGAGTTCGAAACGGACATCCTTCGGCGGGAGTGTAGCCCTACGGGGTCTACGGTGTCCGTGGTGAGTAGCGGCCAGCTGAGCGACATCCTCGGGCTGCCATACTCCCGCCGGCTTGACCACCAGGGCTTCCAGTCACTAGAGTTCAACAGCGTCGCCAGAAA ACACCGTCCGCTTGTGTACGAAGACAGAAGACATGACCGTCTGTCTTACGACCCGAGTGCTCTGAATGCAAG GTGCTACAGTGCCCTCAACCTGGCCACGAGTGAGGCTGCTGCGCGGGCCTTCAGCTACGCCCGTGGCGCTCCCAGGTACCCGTCCCTGCCCTCCACGCCCATGGTGGCACATGACGACCACCggcctgcccacaccaccaccggcGACGCCAGGAGGATCAGAAGACTCCTGGCTGCTAACAG gggtgtgtaccgTTCCTTGGAGGGTACGGGGGACTTGTCAGACTCATACCGATACCAGTACCACGCGGCCCAGCTGGAGAACTACCTGAAGGAGTACCGCAGCCTCCAGGGGCGCCTCTACAGGATGAAGAACTCTCCTGACCCGGCCCACAGGGGCGGCTCCGCCTCCAG ATTGTTCTCTGACAACCTTGAAGGTCTGGGTCGTGACGTGGGCACCAGCTTGACCCGTAACATCTCCGGAAGGTTGAGTCGAACCGGTAGCTTAACGCATGACGTCACTAGTGGTTTCTCCCGTGACATCACTGGCAGCTTAAGCAGGGACATCACAAATAGCTTAAGCCGTACCGGCAGCTTGACGACGGGCGGCTTAAGCCGTGATATCACTGGCAGCTTGAGCCGCACAGGAAGCTTAACCCGTGACATCACAGATGGCTTAAGCCGTGACATCGCCGGCAGTTTGAACCGTACTGGTAGCCTGACTCGTGATGTCACAGGCAGCTTGAGTTGTGATGTCGCCAGCAGCTTAGCTCGTGACGTAAGAGGAGGCGTCGGTTTATTCCCGGACGGGTCAACACCTCCGTCACCCCCGTCGCCTTACCTGGACATGGACGTGGGCCTGCCTCGCCGTCGCTCTAGGGCAGCGACCGAGCCCCTGCTGGATGTATCCCCCTCTGCCGTCCTGGGTCGGAGGAAGGCCAGCCTGGGCATCATCTCAGGCGGGGCTTTGGGACGCACCGATGCCATCATCAAGGGCAGGACGCTAGGACCCTCAGATCCTATAAGTGACGCTCTGCATGGTCGACCCACGGGAACCACAGACTCTATGATCGAGGCCGTCAAGAGTCGAGCGCTGGGCGGTACTGAGTGTGTCAGGTCAGGCCGGGGTCTGGGTCCCTCCAGCCCCATGATGGATGTTAGGTCAGGTCGGTCCCTTAGCACCACGGCCGACTCTATGGTGGACGTGACCCCTGGTGAGCCTCAGAGAGCGACAGAGCCCCTCAGATCGATCCTGAAGAACCGATACGAGGGAGGAGGCCTCCTCTACCAGGGGCAGTACACGAACAGTGCCTACTATGACGACGAGGACGAGGGTGAGGGGGCCTTCTCCCCGACCACCTACAGCCCCACTGAGTATAAGGACTTCCTCGAACATGGTTCGTga